In Desulfobacter hydrogenophilus, the genomic stretch ATTATTATCATAATAGTAAGGTAGTAAGCATGCATGCTGAAAAAAAATCCCTGACCGAAATTTTGGAAAAACTGGCTTATGTATTCCAATACCAAACACCCTTCAACAAGTTCCTCGGGATGCGCATTGAACGCATAGCACGCGACAATGTAGTGGTGGCTTTCGACATGAAGCCCGAGTTGGTCGGCAACTATGCTCATAACGTATTGCACGGCGGGGTCATATCGTCAGTGCTGGATACCACCGGCGGTATAATGGCCGCCATCGGAATCGTTGAAAAGGCGCATAAAAAACCGATAGAGGATATTCCCCCCAGAATTCTGGAAGAGCGGGACCATCGACTTGCGAGTAGACTATTTGCGGCCGGGTTTGGGAGAGTGTTTTTATGCCAACGGCAAGATCATTCGGTCTGGCAGGAAGGTTACCGTCGTGCGCATGGAACTGCACAACAATGGGTGTAATTGCACATTTAGGGAAAATCCGCCATAGGATTTCACCCTAATATGAATATTTACAGTGCCCTATCTCAATAATTCACTTCCCATTTTAAGGCGTTTGAAAATCAAAAAAATCTGGAAGTGAAAAGCTCTATGAAATATAGCTCTCGATTGCGACATTGATGGCAGAAAAAACGAACATTTTCACCAGTTAAAGAATTCCTATTCTTTTATGCAAAAACCATCTAAAATAATTCGAAAAATAAGTTTAACATCAATAGCACTTGTCAAAGGGGTTTTGGCCGCCATTTACTCAAAAAGTTAGATCGATAAAATCCTATGGCGGATTTTCCCTAAATATGCAATTACACCCAAGAACGGTGCAAATATGAGCGTTTAGCTCGGTCGAAGGGTTGGCCCCTGGATGACAGTCGTTTAGACTTCAGAGCGGCTAAAGAGATCGTGATGCGTTACGGTACAGAGAAGACCGCTGCCGCCATTAAATCATGTTCGCCGGCAATTGCCGACCGGCACCGGAATCTTGACGACTACGCCACCCGGACCGCCGCCAACGCTAAAGCCAAAGTTCGGCAGGAACGGGCGGCTATGAGCCAGGATCATGACTATGGTATATCGATGTAACCCAGCTTTTTTCGCCAGAGCGGAGCGAAGGCGGCGTGTGTATTACGCCATGGATTCCCATTTCCGGTCGTTCGTTTCTGTGGTATTTAGTCGTTAATTATATGTCAGATTTCTTTGATTTTTATATTATTTAAATCAAATAAAAAAGGTTGTTTTTTTATGAAGGAAAAGTTGATTAACATTGAAACTAAACAGAACCGTGGTGGTGTGCGTCCAGGAGCTGGGCGAAAAAGGATGAAGCCGAATATCAAAAAAAATGTGAAATCCTTTACCTTGAGCATTGAGAGTCAAAAAGCATTGCGGGATTTGCAGGAAGACTTGGACTTGTCTTCTCAAACTGCCGTGGTGGAATTTCTTATTTTGAAAGCGCATCGTGAAATGGTCTCCCAACCATACATAACATAATTCGCTTTGGTTGGGGTAACCCCAAGTATGGCCATCTGGTCGCCAATATCCTGATCTTCATGAATGTTCATGATCAGAGCAAAATCATGAACGAGCTCATTCGGGAAGGGCATGTGATTACCAGAGAACAGGCCGCCTGCCTGGCTCCATACCGCAAAGCCAATATTAACCGCTTCGGAGCCTACTTCCTGGATGAACTCAGGAAATCGATCAACATTGACTATCAACTGGAGGTGGTGTCACCATGTAATTGAATACACTCAGGAAAATCGATATCAATTTTCCGTACTGCGTGATTTTGCAGGAATTGGTTCCGCACCTCAAAATAGGCCTGTCCACGAAACAAAAAAAAGCCTTTGATCGCACTTTGGCGATCAAAGGCTTTTTTTGTTTAAAACGATTGACTATCAGCTTTTGCGCTGGATACCGGCAAGGCCCAGAAGTCCGATGCCAAATAGTATCATAGTGGTGGGTTCGGGAACCGGATTATCAAAGTGGTTATCAGGATCTTCGTCCGGTGCCACATATTCACCAAAGCTTGCGGAAATATAAGGAATCGCACCATATGTTGCACTGGAATGGCCGAAATGGAAGCGCATATCAATACCGTTGGACTGGATTCCTAAGGGAACTGAGCCGACGCTTGCACCCTGGGCCCATAGTGTTGTGGGGTTCACTCCATCCAGCAACACAGAACTGGGATCCCAATTATTAACGGCTTGGGAGTAAGAGCCGGTAATGGTTTCAATTCCCAGTGCAGTCAGAAGAGGATTAGCGTTCTGGGTCCATGCGGGATCGTGATCTGTACCTATCCAGAGTCCGCCACCCCGGCTATCAAACTCAGCAGCAATGTTCCGGAGTAGGGCCTTACCTGAGGCCTCTTCAGGGACATGGTTATAACCATAGGATCTGGAATCCACCACAATGGAATTATGGTCGGTGAAAAAACCAGTCAAGGCATCAATATCGTCTTGGTTAACATAAAGACTGCTTGTCAGGTCATAGAAAAAAACCTGATCATAGGCATTAGTCGAAAGGGCCGTTGCAATGTTCCCTCCTGTTTTGGCATTAACGATATCCACAGTGTGGCCGTCACTCTCAAGGTTATTTTCCATTTGAATATAACCGTCATAGTCAAATTGAGTCAACAGGATGTGGTCTGCGTGGGCCGTCCCAACCAAGGCAAAAACAACTAACAAGAAAAATAAAAAAACATTTTTTATTTTTTGCATGAATACATTTCCTTTACTGAATAAGTTTTCGTTAAAAAAACAATCAACACAATTACAGCAAAGTCATATGCAGAAAACAGACCCAAAAGTGGAATAATCTAATAATATAGTATGGTGTGCCTTTGATAGTCTTTCATAACCCCATAAATTTAAAAGAAAAGTTATTTCATTAAGAATTAATTAAAATTTCTCAGATAGCGATAATTTCAACAGAACATGAAATTTATATCATAATAGTTAGCACTTTTTTTACACAACCGCCTTTACCAGCCAATCAGGTTGAATATATCGGAAAGGCCCTTCTGGTTGATATTTTATCTACTTGAAATGATAGGCAATATTAATTTTGGTGTAAAAATACACAGAACAAGCCCTGAATAAAACTTGCAATAGAAAACATTGATCAGAAAAAATATTCTATTGCAAGTTCCGGACACAGAGACCATTCAAAATCCGGCAACTCTTTTTCAGGAAACGCCCTTGTCTAAGAGGTATTAGTAAATTAAAGCCCATTGAAATAAAAAAGTCAGAACCCCAAAAACATTCAATGGAATAAAAATTATAGCCCATGTTTTCTATTGTAAGTTTTTTGAAACTAAATTTCTGACTGATTTTACGCCAAAACAAATAATTTTTAATTATTACAGTGAAATAAAAGTATCAACCAGAAGGGCCTTTCCGATGTATTCAACATAGAAGGACGAAATGCTCAACTATCTTTGCATCACCAATGAAGGGTTTGACGGTAATTCATAACTTCCATTTAAAAAGGCCTGACGGGACCACTGCGGCAGAACGATTTTTTGAAAACAAACCGATCAACATGTTTGAATGGCTTGTTGAAAATATGCCTTTACCTGCAAGGCCAAGAAGTAGAATAAAGATGGTGAGTTAGTGAGAATGGCCGATCTTATGATCAACCCCCATTTTCCAGATGCCGACTCCCATTTTTCGGGAACCTCCATTCAAAAACTGTAAAGTACTTTTGGGATCATATGAAGGATGCCTTTAATTCTTGCTTAAAGAGTTGCCCAGTCGACCCGGAAAGTGGGAATGCGCCCGTTTTCCCAAGAGAGCGATATAGGGGAGGTAATAGTAAATGCGAAAAAAACGTCGTTAAGGAGTTGTCCAATAACTTTAGTTTATGGACATGTCTTTTTGGAGAAATTAACCATTTGTAATTATGGATGATTTTTCTGGCTCTTTTATATGGTTTTTTGGACAGTCTTTACTGTCTGGAATATTAGCGGATTCTACACCGTTATGAATACCGCCAGAGAGCATTTAATTCCAACGCTTTTGAGCTTAGCGACGTTTTTTTCGCATTTACTATTACCTCCCCACTTTTGACATATTGACAGTGAGTTCAAACCGTAAGTTTCTGTTCAAATGACCCCGCTGGTCCATTCAGGTTAGACAAATATTTGATTGTGCGGGCAGCGTAACGTTCAAAAACTCAATTTTTATGAATATAAATACTCAAAATTTATTTTAATAACAAATAGTTAATAATATATTGATTTTAAGTAGGAACTAACTATTTTTTCCTTCCAAAAAGAGAAAAATAGTGATATTCGCAAAATTGAAGTTCGTATTTTTATCCGACTCTTTTAAGAAAAAGGAGAATTTTAATGTTTCGGTTCAAATCTTTTTTATGTTCAATTTTTATTTCATTGTTTTTTTTAATGATGTCCGGCATGGGCCATGCTGCTTTAACGACGATCGGCACGGCCACTTACAATGGACAAGACTACAATCTTATCTGGGACGATGACAACAACGGCAATTCAGTGGTGTGGCTGGATTATACAAATGATCGTGCAAAATGGGCCGATCAGATTAGCTGGGCATCAAATCTTAATGGAACAAATGTTTTGACCTACAACATTGATTCTGACTACACGGTGGAATGGGGAACAAGCTCTTGGCGCCTGCCGACCACTGTTGATGGTCTCTGGGATTTTGGAGCTGACGGTACCACCACGGCAGGTTTCAATATCACCAGTTCCGAGATGGGTCACCTCTATTATGAGGAACTGGGCAACCTTGGGTATTTAGATGTCTCCAGTAATAGGTCGAATTAAACATTTAGGGGAAATCTGTCATAGCAAAACGGATAACCTATTGAAATAAAATGGTTTAGAAAGAATTTTATATCCCCCAAAAAATTCGGGTTAAAATAGCCTCAAAAACGGGAACCTTAATTCTTTCTTAAGGCTTTGAAAAAATTAAATTTTCAAAAAATTATATGACTGTTTTCCCCTCCCGATACGTATGTATGTTTAGCATAACTATCAGAAAGAACATATGTGTAATTAATACAGTATTCTTAACAAGGAAAAAAGAAATGAAAAAGAAGATTATATTAGCCATTTTTTTATTTTTGGCCACTCTAATAAATGGAATGGTCCCTGACTCTGCAGAAGCCGGATCTGTTGTAATCGCAAGTGATGACTGGATATTTACAAATACAGGATTTTCAAGTCGTCCGGTTGATACATCTAATTTCGCCATTAATTTAGCTGAATACCTTACAGGAGATAATATAGGGAAAATACACGCCTACTCAGATTTCCAATCATTAACACAGTCCAGTTTAATAAATACATTGAACAATGCCGGATATACTTATACCACCGGGTATGGGATATCTTTTGATCTTGAAACACTATCTCAATATGATGCATTATTTTTTAGTAGTGGGTTGTCAACAGCCGGTTTAGATGTTCTTGAGGATTATGTTACTGGTGGTGGAAGTGTATATATCCATGCAGGCCTTGGCATGAGTAATCCTAGTGGAGCAGCGACAGCCTGGAATGGATTCTTAAGTCAATACGGAATGGGTTTTGGAACCTATTTTATTGGTTTGGGTGGTGCGACAAATATATCAAGCACTCATCCCCTTTTTGATGGCGTATCCTCCCTTTACATGCTTAATGGTCACCCAATAACTGGTGATAATATAATCGCAACAACAACGAGTGGAACACCTTTGTTTGCTGCCAATGCAGTGCCTATCCCTGGTGCAGGATCAGCTCCAGAACCTTCGGCAATCCCAGAACCTGCAACAATGCTTCTTTTCGGCCTTGGTCTTCTCGGCCTCGCCGGAGGTAACAGAAAGAAACAGCAATAAACTCCTCGTGAGTCGTACCTAGGGTGTAATTAAACATTTAGGGGAAATCTGTCATAGCAAAACGGATAACCTATTGAAATAAAATGGTTTAGAAAGAATTTTATATCCCCCCAAAAATTCGGGTTAAAATAGCCTCAAAAACGGGAACCTTAATTCTTTCTTAAGGCTTTGAAAAAATTGAATTTTCAAAAAATTCTATGACAGATTTCCCCTAAATGTTTAATTGCACCCACATTTGGGTGAAGGCCCAATGAAAACATAGCTGCGTTTTCATGAGGCCGATATGCGGACAACCGCTTAACTACTTGTTCACGGCGGCTCCGCCGCCGTGAATTGCGGTGCTGACTTCGTCCAGTACCTTTTATTCAGTTGGACGACATTCGGGCACACTGAGCATCCTAAGTATCTTAGAGGAGACAAAAAACGCGACCATCTGTTCATGCGTCCCCAGAATGTCGCGACGTTCGCGGTCGCCAAACAGCGTAACCACAACCCTGTAATATCTGCCGTTGACAATGCACGCGACACTGGGCGAGATCACAAAAATTTCCTTCTGGTCGGGTTTGGGTTCGTACACGACTTCCACCGGATCGGCTCGCGGATCTGGATTCTCAAACTTTAGAACGGCGATAGCGCTTTTAGGCAAAGGTTTCTGAACTTTCAGCGTGATCGAGTAAGAAATCTCGGTGGGTGTAACACTTCCTTCGAGTAAGATGCCAACATTAACAGTTTTTAGATACTCGCTTTCGGCGTTTGGCGGCAGTAGATGATACACTTGTCCTTTGTCATGGGCTGAAGCACAGCCAGTTAACGCAGCGACACATTGGACGGTACACACGTTATGATGAGCGTAGGCCAGCAGTTGCTTGCAATAATCCCCTGCCGGTGTGCATTCATCTTCCGTAGGTTGATCTACAAATAGAGCCGTAGCTAATAGGGCTCCCTTCGTCAAATAAATCATACGCAGTGGATTACCCGTCGCAGCGGATATTTTGCCAGTTGTTGCCTTGGCTTGATCCAAAGACCCAGGGGGTAGGCGCAGATACGTTGCATTAATTCGACCGATGTAAACACAACCTCCTTTGGGAACTGTGAAACTCGGCCCACCAGTCGGCAGAAAAAACGGCTTGTCCGAAAGGCTTTTAGCCCGTACATCAAGTCCTGCCACAAAATAATTTCCAGGAGGCAATACCAGCCTAAAGTTTTGAAAACACACACCTACATCGTTCGGTCCTTCTGTGAACAATTCCCAGATTGCCATGCCGTCGGCGATGTCGTATATCACGTCGTGCCCACCCGTCATTTGCCTAATATGCAACATCAAGTCAATGGGTGGCTCTGGCAGCGAAGCCAAATCTGTGGGGTTGATCCTAATGACCATGGTACCCAGCACTTCCTGCGGCTGCGATTCCGCATGGTGTTGCGCCTGGTTCGTAGCGGCGCATCCAGCGATTGTTACCATAACAATTATTAAAAGGACGGACATGAATCGTGTCATATCAATACCCCCTTTTCAATTTCGCTCGCCTAATGGTCGAGTTGACCAGTCAAGATTCCCTGATAACCGGCCAATCATCTGCTGGCGCATCCTCATTTTTAAATTTCCTTTATTGTATCAAAGAATCGAACTTGAGCTTATATTTTTTTCCATTTTGCCCAAAAAAAAACGGTTGGTAAACCAGGAAAGCATCTAATAGGGGGGTTTTGGACAAAACCCCCCTATTTAGAATTTGTGATGGGCTCACAAATGATAACGGGAAATTGAAAAAATTTAGAATAAGCTGGGGCTATCGGGCATGGCTTCGTAACTTTCAGCCCCCGTTTTGGCATGGACTCCTACATCAAACGATCGTTTTTTGAGACTCAATAAAAAGGTCTGTCATATTTCTAAAACAAAAGTACCGAGCACTGCTTCTGCCATTTCTCACTTTTCTGAAATCGTTGGCAGTCCGCTTTTATACCATTAAAGCTTGCCTTGATATTACTCATTTTGTTCAAAAAGATCCTTCGAAGCATCAATAAAAACATTCTCTTTTGCCTTTACGTTAAACCTACGTTTTTATTTATAAATTAATTGCATATCCGAAATATTTTTTTTAATTTTTTCTGCCAATAGAATTGGCTGTAGCACTTTAACTTCTACTCCAAAGGACAATACCCATGATATTATTTCAGGTTCAGAGGATGAGGTAAACATCAGAACAATCTTCCCATCTTCCGTATGAGTTATACTTTGATCCGGACTCCAAATACGTTCTGCGACATAGTCAGCAGCCCACCCACTGAACTCAACAGTAACCTGAAAAGCCTTTCCTTGAATAACGCCAAAATGTTGATTGAACGCTTTTTCAAAATTATAATCGCCGGGAAATTCATAGTGAGTATCTGTCTCCTCAATTGCTTCTATCCTATGAACTGCAAGAAGCGGATCAAACTCCGGCTCCTTGTACGGTCTTCCCGGAAATATTGCCATTTTAGCATGCAAATACATTGTGTCCTTATGGGAAAAAATTTTTAACGGCTTAATATAAAAAAGTTTTGCCTTTGATTCAGAGATGCTTTTGTATTTTATTTTGCAGATTTGTCTGTCTTCCATTGCAGAAATCAAATCAAGAATAATCTGATGGTATTCTGTGTAATCAATACTTCCAGGAATAATACTGGCAAAATGCTTTGAAGAAGGATTACATTTTGGGGGCAGTTGCGACCGGCTTTTTTCAATAGCAGTTGTAGCTTCATTAAAAAGCTGTTTCCCCAGCAAGTGTTTTGCAAATGCATGGCACATCTGAAGAACACCCAACTCAGTTTCTGAAAGATTGACTGGTAAAATCGTTTTGGGACGCTCTATCCGGAAATATTTTTGCCTCCCGTGATACGATTCTTCTATCTTTACACTGTATGACAGGGTGATATCATCAATGAGCCTCAAGACAGTCTGCTTTGAACAATCCAGCATTTGTGCCAGTTCGCTTAGCGATCTTTTTTTACCGGTGAACATCATATGAGCGAAAAGACTGATAATTTTTTGACCATACGTTTTTGATGAATTTCTCTTTTTGGGCATGTTGAAGACCTTTTTTAAAAAAGTATAACATCGTTCCGTTTAATGGAACGGTATCATGATACTCTACAAAAAATCAATCAAATGGAGGATTTTGAAATGAAGTTAATATCCAATAGAAAAGAAGCGTTGCAGACGGTTATGAAAGACGGCATGAAGCTTCGAATCGTTTCGAAAGAGTTGCAGAATGATAAAGAAATCGTATTGGCTGCTATCGAAAACAATCAGTCTGCATTTCAGTTCGCCTCAGAAAACTTGCAGAAAGATGAAGGATTGGCCAGCCGGGTTGTCAAAAATAATGCATATTACTTCAACATCATTGATCCAGTGTCAGGCTTAAAATATGACATTCCAATGTTATCTTCAACTGCCCCAAACTATTTTTATTCATATATTTATTATGTGAAATTTAGAGAACACTCCCCAGATACCTTTGACAAAATGTTGAGGTGGGATTGATTATTATTAATTTGATTAAATCGGTTGCAATTGAAATGTTCATCCAAAGAAATTTATCTGTAATTTAATGCCAATACTAAGGAAAAAGGATATCATGTTAAAAAAAAACGGAGACCGATTCCCTTCAGAGGTTATTAGTAAATTAAAAAATTATGTTTACCGCCTTATTGATCCAAGGAATGGAGAAACTTTTTACGTCGGCAAAGGGAAAGGGAATCG encodes the following:
- a CDS encoding Tn3 family transposase, which codes for MVANILIFMNVHDQSKIMNELIREGHVITREQAACLAPYRKANINRFGAYFLDELRKSINIDYQLEVVSPCN
- a CDS encoding PEP-CTERM sorting domain-containing protein, with product MKKKIILAIFLFLATLINGMVPDSAEAGSVVIASDDWIFTNTGFSSRPVDTSNFAINLAEYLTGDNIGKIHAYSDFQSLTQSSLINTLNNAGYTYTTGYGISFDLETLSQYDALFFSSGLSTAGLDVLEDYVTGGGSVYIHAGLGMSNPSGAATAWNGFLSQYGMGFGTYFIGLGGATNISSTHPLFDGVSSLYMLNGHPITGDNIIATTTSGTPLFAANAVPIPGAGSAPEPSAIPEPATMLLFGLGLLGLAGGNRKKQQ
- a CDS encoding PEP-CTERM sorting domain-containing protein; its protein translation is MQKIKNVFLFFLLVVFALVGTAHADHILLTQFDYDGYIQMENNLESDGHTVDIVNAKTGGNIATALSTNAYDQVFFYDLTSSLYVNQDDIDALTGFFTDHNSIVVDSRSYGYNHVPEEASGKALLRNIAAEFDSRGGGLWIGTDHDPAWTQNANPLLTALGIETITGSYSQAVNNWDPSSVLLDGVNPTTLWAQGASVGSVPLGIQSNGIDMRFHFGHSSATYGAIPYISASFGEYVAPDEDPDNHFDNPVPEPTTMILFGIGLLGLAGIQRKS
- a CDS encoding DUF4116 domain-containing protein; the encoded protein is MKLISNRKEALQTVMKDGMKLRIVSKELQNDKEIVLAAIENNQSAFQFASENLQKDEGLASRVVKNNAYYFNIIDPVSGLKYDIPMLSSTAPNYFYSYIYYVKFREHSPDTFDKMLRWD
- a CDS encoding helix-turn-helix transcriptional regulator — protein: MPKKRNSSKTYGQKIISLFAHMMFTGKKRSLSELAQMLDCSKQTVLRLIDDITLSYSVKIEESYHGRQKYFRIERPKTILPVNLSETELGVLQMCHAFAKHLLGKQLFNEATTAIEKSRSQLPPKCNPSSKHFASIIPGSIDYTEYHQIILDLISAMEDRQICKIKYKSISESKAKLFYIKPLKIFSHKDTMYLHAKMAIFPGRPYKEPEFDPLLAVHRIEAIEETDTHYEFPGDYNFEKAFNQHFGVIQGKAFQVTVEFSGWAADYVAERIWSPDQSITHTEDGKIVLMFTSSSEPEIISWVLSFGVEVKVLQPILLAEKIKKNISDMQLIYK
- a CDS encoding DUF6399 domain-containing protein; its protein translation is MQHRRTKCSTIFASPMKGLTVIHNFHLKRPDGTTAAERFFENKPINMFEWLVENMPLPARPRSRIKMVS